The Staphylococcus saprophyticus subsp. saprophyticus ATCC 15305 = NCTC 7292 genome contains the following window.
AGACATCAGTAAAATTACGAACGGCAATTTCATTTACCATATACCAACCGTTAAATGGCGCAGTAGGATAAGTGATGCCACCAATTTTTAAATCCATACTTGAAATAATAGGGACGGCATACCATTTTAAACCGAGTTGTTGCAGTTTGGGGAATCTGTCATGTGTAATAGATACTTCTTTAATTAAATTTTTAGGGTATTCATGATATTTTATTTTGCTATTCGGCATTTTGTAAATTAAGGGCAAAATATCAAAATGTGTATACTGACCTTGCCATCCAAGATGTTGTGCTAATTTGGTAATCTTTTTCTCAGCTGGATCTCCACATGTTTCGTACCCTGCGTATCTAATTAATTGATTGTTATAAATTTGCGGGGGGTTATCTTTTGAGAAAATTGTGATGTAAGGTTTGATTCTTCCATTATTAGTCGCAATGTCAATATGGTTTTCAATTGCTTCTATAAATTCATCTTCACTTTGTATGTGTCTTGCATCAGACACAGTTAAAGAATCCCAAAAAAATCGTCCGATACAACGATTGGAATTTCTCCATGCCATTTTGGCTCCATAATTCAATTCTTCAAATGTATGCTCATAAGTGCCAGTAGAAAGGATAGCTGACTCAATTTCAGCAATTCGTTCTGTTATTTTATTTTTATCATAATTTAATTCATTATACATGGTTTCTATAAAAGACTTAGCTTCATTTAGCATTAAAAACACCTCATAAATATTATATATCATTTTTAAATTTATAAAATGATAAAACATATAACTGTCATGACTTTGTCGTTAACCATGTCACATTTTAAACAAATTTTAAATAAATAACTGATATCTTTACTTCTATTTTGAATTCGTAAATCAGTCCTATTTAAAGTGCTAACAATACTTCATTTATGCTAAAATGATGGAAAAGCTGATTGGAGAGATGGTTGTGTACCAATATGAAGATGATACATTAGTGTTGCATAATGATTTATATCAAATAAATATGGCAGAAAGTTATTGGGATGATGGGATCCATGAGCGTATGGCAGTGTTTGATCTATATTTTAGAAGTATGCCATTCGATAGTGGGTATGCAGTGTTTAATGGATTAAAACGTGTTATCGAATATATTAATAGTTTTCATTTTTCAAAGTCAGATATTGAATATTTAAAATCAATAGGGTATCAAGACGACTTCTTAAATTATTTGAAAAACTTGAGTTTTACTGGAAGCATACGTTCAATGCAAGAAGGAGAACTTTGCTTTGGAAATGAGCCATTGCTTAGAGTAGAAGCACCACTCATCCAAGCTCAATTGATAGAAACAATGCTTTTAAATATTGTTAATTTTCATACATTAATTACGACAAAAGCAAGCAGAATTAGACAAGTTGCACATGATGATATGTTAATGGAATTTGGTACGCGCCGAGCGCAAGAAGCAGATGCAGCATTGTGGGGAGCTAGAGCTGCATATATAGGAGGCTTTAACTCAACTAGTAATGTACGCGCTGGTAAGTTATTTGGGATACCTGTTTCAGGGACGCATGCGCATGCGATGGTTCAAACATATGGTGATGAATACATAGCATTCAAAAAGTATGCTGAGAGACATCAAGATTGTGTGTTTCTAGTAGATACCTTCCATACATTAAAATCTGGTGTGCCAACAGCGATTAAAGTTGCTAAAGAATTAGGCGATAAGATTAATTTTGTTGGTATTCGACTAGATTCAGGTGATATTGCCTACCTCTCAAAAGAAGCACGACGTATGTTAGACGAAGCAGGATTTACTGATGCAAAAATTATTGCATCTAATGACTTAGATGAACAAACGATTACGAGTTTAAAATCGCAGGGCGCTAGAGTAGACTCTTGGGGTGTAGGAACTAAATTAATCACGGGTTACGATCAACCAGCATTAGGTGCTGTTTATAAACTCGTTGCTGTAGAAGACAGTGATGGATCATACGTTGACCGCATTAAGTTATCAAATAATGCAGAAAAAGTAACGACACCAGGTAAGAAAAAGGTGTATCGCATAATTAATAAAAAAACGAATAAGGCAGAAGGAGATTACATTACTTTAGAACATGAAGATCCATACGATGAATCGCCTTTGAAATTATTCCACCCAGTACACACATATAAAATGAAATTCATAAAATCATTTATTGCTAAAGACTTACATCATGACATCTTCATAGATGGAGAACTTGTATATGATTTACCAAATGAAAATGAAGCACAAGCCTATTTGAAAGATAGTCTCGCATATTTATGGGACGAGAATAAACGTCACTTAAACCCACAGGAATATCCGGTTGATTTAAGTACGTTATGTTGGGAAAATAAACACAAACGTATCTTTGAAGTTGCAGAACATGTTAAAGAGATGGAGGAAGAAAATGAGTAATTTACAAGATATAGTTGTGAAAGAAATGAAAGTGAAACCATCGGTTGAAAGTAAAAGTGAAACACGACATATTATCCAATTTATAAAAAACTATGTTCAATCGCATTCGTTTATTAAATCTTTAACACTAGGTATTTCTGGTGGTCAAGATTCAACTTTAGCAGGTAAATTATGTCAATTAGCAGTAAACGAACTGAAAGAGGACGGCAATGATTGTGAATTTATAGCTGTTAAACTCCCTTATGGTGAGCAAAAAGATGCTGCAGAAGTAGAAGATGCGTTAACTTATATCCAACCAGACAAAATTATAACTGTAAATATTAAACCAGCTGTGGATCAAAGTATTCAGTCGTTGAAAGAAGCTGGTGTGAATCTAACAGATTTTCAAAAAGGCAATGAAAAAGCAAGAGAACGGATGAAAGTTCAATTTTCTATTGCTTCTAAACAAAAAGGGATTGTCGTTGGTACAGATCATTCCGCTGAAAATGTCACAGGCTTTTACACAAAATATGGAGATGGGGCTGCAGACATTGCACCTTTATTTGGTTTGAATAAGCGCCAGGGTAAACAGCTCTTAGCGTATTTAGCAGCGCCTAAGCATTTGTATGAAAAAACGCCAACCGCTGATTTGGAAGATGACAAACCACAATTGCCTGATGAAGAAGCATTGGGTGTAAGTTATGATGATATTGATGATTATCTAGAAGGCAAATCTGTATCAAGTGAATCTAAAGAAATAATAGAAAATCATTATATAAAAAATGCGCATAAACGAGAATTAGCTTATACAAGATACACATGGCCTAAAAATTAATTTAATTCCGATAACTTTTTAGTGACAAACGAAATCATAGTTGATAAAATTACTTGAATTTAATGTAAGAGAAAGGAAAATGGTCATGTCAGTAATAACATCTAATCCATGGTTAATGGTTTTAGCAATTTTTATTATAAACGTTGCTTATGTGACGTGTCTTACAATGAGAACAATCTTAACACTTAAAGGATATCGCTATGTAGCTGCTATTGTCAGTTTCTTAGAAGTACTTGTATATGTTGTTGGATTAGGTATGGTCATGTCTAGTTTAGATCAAATTCAAAATGTGTTCGCATACGCTTTTGGATTTTCAATTGGTATCATAGTAGGCATGAAGATAGAAGAAAAACTTGCGCTTGGCTACACAGTTGTAAATGTGACATCATCAGAATACGAGTTAGACTTACCGAGACAATTAAGAGATTTAGGTTATGGTGTAACCCACAATACAGCATATGGTCGAGATGGCAAACGCTTAATATTACAAATTTTAACGCCAAGACGTTTCGAATTTAAATTAATTGATACCATTAAGCAAATCGATGAAAAAGCATTTATTGTGGCATATGAACCACGTCAAATACACGGTGGTTTCTGGGCGAAAGGTGTTAGAAGTAAAAAACTTAAGCAATACGATACGGATGAAGTTGAAAGTATATGAAAAAACAGCAAAAATTTAAAGTCGCAGATAACGAGACGATTCAAGATTGCTTACAACGTATGCGTGAAGCGGGGTATGCGCCGGTCAAACGGTTCGAAAAGCCAATTTATAAAGAGAATAAAGATGGCAGTTTAGAAGTATTGAAGCAAGAAATTGAATTTGTAGGAAAAATGATAGAGCAATAATTTATGAACCGTTATGGATCATCGTATCCGTAGCGGTTATTTTTGGAATGTGTAAATATTTTATAAAGATGACTTAAAAGCCTTATACTTTTTAATATAATTCTGTTAAACTATTACTGAAAAGGTAAACACGAACTTTTAGTCTGAATTATTTATTAATGTACATGTTTTAATGGAATCAAACTAAATTTATGTATGATAGGAGCTTATTTCAATGATTGAACGTTATTCTAGAGAAGAAATGTCTAATATTTGGACGGATCAAAATCGCTATGAGGCATGGTTAGAGGTAGAGATACTTGCATGTGAAGCATGGAGCAAATTAGGTGATATTCCAGCTGAAGATGTTAAGAAAATACGTGAAAATGCTAAAGTAGACGTCGCTCGCGCACAAGAAATTGAACAAGAAACACGTCATGATGTAGTTGCGTTTACAAGACAAGTTTCTGAAACATTAGGTGAAGAGCGCAAGTGGGTCCATTATGGTTTAACTTCAACAGATGTAGTTGATACTGCATTAAGTTACGTCATCAAACAAGCAAATGAAATTATTAAAAAAGACTTGGAACGTTTTATTGATGTATTAGCACAAAAAGCGAAAGACTATAAATATACTTTGATGATGGGACGTACACACGGTGTTCATGCTGAACCAACTACTTTCGGTGTGAAAATGGCCTTATGGTATACAGAAATGAAACGTAATTTAGAACGTTTTAAACAAGTAAGAAAAGAGATTGAAGTTGGTAAAATGAGCGGGGCAGTTGGTACATTTGCGAACATTCCTCCAGAAATTGAAGCCTATGTGTGTGAGCATTTAGGATTAGATGCCGCACCAGTGTCTACGCAGACACTACAACGTGATCGTCACGCATATTATGTTGCAACATTAGCTTTAATTAGCACTTCAATGGAAAAATTTGCTGTAGAAATTCGTAATTTACAAAAAACAGAAACACGTGAAGTAGAAGAAGCATTTGCAAAAGGTCAAAAAGGTTCATCTGCCATGCCACATAAACGTAATCCGATTGGTTCAGAAAATATCACTGGTATTGCACGTGTAATCAGAGGATACGTTACAACAGCATATGAAAACGTGCCATTATGGCATGAAAGAGATATTTCTCATTCATCTGCAGAACGAATTATGTTACCAGATGTAACCATTGCATTAGATTATGGACTGAATAGGTTTACAAATATTGTAGAAAGACTAACTGTCTTCGAAGATAATATGTTAGCGAATATAGATAAAACATTTGGTTTAATATACTCTCAACGCGTATTATTAGCATTGATTAACAAAGGTTTGGCACGTGAAGCTGCATATGATAAAGTACAACCAAAGGCTATGGAATCTTGGGAAACAAAAACACCATTTAGAACTTTAATTGAAGAAGATGCAACAATTACAGACTTACTAACAAAAGAAGATTTAGATGAGTGTTTCAATCCAAAGCATCATCTAAATCAAGTGGATACAATTTTCCAAAGAGCTGGTTTAGAATAATAAAATTTTTCAAGTGAAATCGTTACACTTTAATGTACTAATACGTTAAAATAAGATTATATTGAAAAATACAGGGGTTGTTTTAAATGCAAATAGAAAAACTTAGAGGAAAAGCATTAGATGAACTGTTCGATGCAATATTGACACTTGAAAATAGAGAAGAGTGTTATGAATTCTTTGATGATTTATGTACAGTGAACGAAATCCAATCATTATCACAACGATTACAAGTTGCAAAAATGATTAAACAAGGTTACACATATGCAACCATCGAACAAGAATCAGGTGCATCAACAGCGACAATTTCTCGTGTGAAGAGATCACTACAATGGGGTAATGATGCTTACACGATGATTCTTGATCGTATGAATATAGAAACGGCCGATTAATGATTTAAACCATAAATTTTATCGAATGACGACTAGGTATAGTAACCAAAGTCGTCATTTTTTTATACTAATGATGGATTTGATTTTAAAATATGAGATATTATAACGATGTGATTGTCTGGCATTTTGTATTATTTTTGCGGTTTATAACATTGAAGAAGGGTAATGAAATATGTAGCAGACATTTATGAAAATGGGATTCCATTTTAAAATAGGCGATGGTTTTTATAGAATGAAAGGAAGAGATCTATGTCAAAAAAAGTGATGCTTTTTCTGTTCACTTTAGTATGTTTATGTCTTATTGTTATTTTTATTATGATTCTATCAGCTAATAATTTTAAACCAACTAATGACAATATTGTTAAACCCAAGAATGCCTTACCACTCAAATATGAAAACAATGGTGTAACTTATGTCAATGGTCATGTCATTGTGAATAAACAACTTGCACTTCCGGCGAAATATAAACCAGGCGAAAATAAAATAGCTAAAAAGCAACTAAACAAATTATTGAAGCAAGCAGAAAAAAGAAATTTAAATTTGACCATGACAAGTGGATATAGAAATTTTGAGAATCAAGAAAAAGTGGTAGATACTTTTGTTGAGAAGGATGGTAAGCAAAAGACAACTAAATATGCTGCTAAACCTGGACATTCTGAACACCAAACAGGTTTAGCATTTGATGTAGGAACAAGCCAACCATTAAATGATTTTCATACAGATTTTGAAAAAACTAAAGAAGCACAATGGTTAGCTAAACATGCAGCCAATTATGGTTTTATTATTAGGTATCCTAAGAACCAATCAAAACAAACTGGCTATGCTTATGAACCATGGCATTTAAGGTATGTAGGACCTCAATTGGCAAAAACAATCAATGAGAAAAATACAAATTTAGAAAGCTATTACCATCTTAATAAGTAATATCAAGATGATGCAAAATCACCTCAGAAATTTGGGGTGATTTTTTCTTCAGTATTTTAGAACTCGAGACATAAAAATGATATAATCATATGTATGCTAAAAGAAGGAGAAACATATCATGACTGACATGAATAAGTGGAGACATATTTTTAAATTGGACCCCGCAAAGCCCATCAGTGACGAAGATTTAATGAAAATTTGTACATCAGATACGGACGCAATTATGATTGGTGGAACGGATGACATCACTGAAGAAAATGTTGCGCACTTAATGCATAAAGTTAAATGTTATTCATTACCAATAGTACTTGAAATATCTAATCTTGAAAGTGTTGTACCTGGCTTTGACTTATATTTTATTCCAACTGTTTTAAACAGTAGAGATGTAAAATACCATAATGGTTTATTACTAGAAGCGTTAAAGTCATATGGTACATTGATAGATTTTAATGAAGTTGTGTTCGAAGGATATGTGGTACTTAATCCAGATTGCAAGGTAGCCAAATTAACGCAAGCTGACACGATGATAGATGATGAAGATATTGAAGCTTATGCACAAATGATCAATGATATGTATCAATTACCAGTTATGTATATAGAGTATAGTGGTGTGTATGGCGAAACTAACTTGGTAAAGGCAGCAGCAGACATGTTAACGGAAACACAATTATTTTATGGTGGCGGTATTAGTAACTACGAAGAAGCAGAAATGATGGCTTCTATTGCAGATACAATCATTGTCGGAAATATTATATACGAAGATATAAACAAAGCACTAAAAACAGTTAAAGTAAAGGAGACACATTAATGAATGCATTAGTAAACAAGATGAATGATGAACAGAGTCAAGCAGTACGTACGACAGAGGGGCCACTACTAATTATGGCAGGTGCCGGCTCAGGTAAAACACGTGTGTTAACCCATCGTATCGCATACTTGCTAGATGAAAAAGACGTGTCTCCGTATAACGTCTTAGCGATTACTTTTACTAATAAAGCAGCAAAAGAAATGAAAGCACGTGTTGAAACATTAGTTGGAGAACAAGCTCAGGTATTGTGGATGTCTACATTCCACTCAATGTGCGTGAGGATTTTGAGAAGAGATGCAGACCGTATTGGTATAGAACGTAACTTTACAATTATTGATCCAACTGACCAAAAATCAGTGATTAAAGATGTACTGAAAAATGAAAATATAGATAGTAAAAAATTCGAACCTAGAATGTTTATCGGGGCGATAAGTAACCTTAAAAATGAATTGAAAACACCTGAGGATGCACAAAAAGAAGCAAATGACTATCATGAACAAATGGTTGCAACCGTTTATAAAGGTTATCAAAGACAATTATCTAGAAATGAAGCACTTGATTTTGATGATTTGATCATGGTGACGATTCGATTATTCGAACGTGTACCAGATGTATTAGATTATTATCAAAATAAATTTCAATACATTCATGTCGATGAATATCAAGATACGAATAAAGCACAATATACTTTAGTTAAATTACTTGCCGCTAAATTTAAAAATTTATGCGTTGTTGGAGATTCAGATCAATCAATTTATGGTTGGCGTGGTGCAGATATCCAAAATATTCTTTCTTTTGAAGAAGATTATCCAGAAGCCAAAACGATTTTCTTAGAACAAAATTATCGTTCTACAAAAAATATATTAAATGCAGCGAATGAAGTCATTAAAAATAATTCAGAACGTAAACCGAAAGGGTTATGGACTGGTAATACGAGTGGCGATAAAATTCATTACTATGAAGCTACGACTGAGCGAGATGAAGCTGAATACGTCGTGCGTGAAATTATGAAACACCAAAGAAATGGTAAAAAGTATCAAGATATGGCCATTTTATATCGTACAAACGCACAATCACGTGTACTTGAAGAAACATTTATGAAATCGAACTTACCGTATACTATGGTTGGTGGTCAAAAGTTCTATGACAGAAAAGAAATTAAAGACTTATTAAGTTACTTACGTATTATTGCAAATAGTAATGATGACATTAGTTTACGTCGAGTAATCAATATTCCTAAACGCGGCATCGGTCCATCATCTGTAGATAAAATTCAAGCATATGCGGCACAAAATGATTTAAGTATGTTTGATGCATTAGCAGAGGTTGATTTTATAGGACTATCTAAAAAAGTGACGCAAGAATGTATTAGTTTTTATGATGTTATGCAAAATTTAATTAAACAACAAGAATTTCTTGAAATTACAGAGATTGTAGAAGAAGTATTGACTAAGACAGGCTATAGAGACATGTTAGAACGTGAACAAACGCTCGAATCTAGAAGTAGATTAGAAAATATCGATGAATTTATGTCTGTACCTAAAGATTATGAAGAAAACACACCCTTAGAAGAGCAATCGCTAATTAACTTTTTAACTGATTTATCACTGGTTGCTGATATTGATGATGCTCAAATTGAAGATGGTATTACGCTCATGACGATGCACTCTGCCAAAGGTCTTGAGTTTCCAATTGTATTTATAATGGGTATGGAAGAATCTTTATTCCCACATATCAGAGCGATTAAGAGTGATGATGAACATGAAATGCAGGAAGAAAGACGTATTTGTTACGTTGCAATAACACGTGCTGAGGAGACCTTATACTTAACACATGCAACATCTAGAATGTTATTTGGTCGTCCTCAATCCAATATGCCTTCGAGATTTTTAAGAGAAATTCCTGAAGATTTATTGGAAAATGAATCTAAAGGTAAATCAAAATCTCAAGCACAGGCAACGAGCAATCGTTTCCAGAATGCTACCAAACAACCTGCTAAACGAGCGCATAGCCAACGTGCTACTGCAACAAAACAAAAGCAATCAGCTACCAATTGGAATGTTGGTGATAAAGTAATGCATAAGTCATGGGGCGAAGGCATGGTAAGTAATGTAAAAGAAAAAAATGGTTCTGTCGAATTAGATATTATCTTTAAATCTGAAGGACCAAAACGCT
Protein-coding sequences here:
- a CDS encoding nitric oxide synthase oxygenase produces the protein MLNEAKSFIETMYNELNYDKNKITERIAEIESAILSTGTYEHTFEELNYGAKMAWRNSNRCIGRFFWDSLTVSDARHIQSEDEFIEAIENHIDIATNNGRIKPYITIFSKDNPPQIYNNQLIRYAGYETCGDPAEKKITKLAQHLGWQGQYTHFDILPLIYKMPNSKIKYHEYPKNLIKEVSITHDRFPKLQQLGLKWYAVPIISSMDLKIGGITYPTAPFNGWYMVNEIAVRNFTDVYRYNLLESVAEAFEFDTLKNNSFNKDRALVELNDAVYHSFKNAGVSIVDHLTASKQFERFEMNETKHDREVTGKWSWLAPSLSPTLVPNYHHGYKNVMKEPNFFYKKTEDSGCPFH
- a CDS encoding YerC/YecD family TrpR-related protein, giving the protein MQIEKLRGKALDELFDAILTLENREECYEFFDDLCTVNEIQSLSQRLQVAKMIKQGYTYATIEQESGASTATISRVKRSLQWGNDAYTMILDRMNIETAD
- a CDS encoding DUF2179 domain-containing protein, coding for MSVITSNPWLMVLAIFIINVAYVTCLTMRTILTLKGYRYVAAIVSFLEVLVYVVGLGMVMSSLDQIQNVFAYAFGFSIGIIVGMKIEEKLALGYTVVNVTSSEYELDLPRQLRDLGYGVTHNTAYGRDGKRLILQILTPRRFEFKLIDTIKQIDEKAFIVAYEPRQIHGGFWAKGVRSKKLKQYDTDEVESI
- a CDS encoding NETI motif-containing protein, with translation MKKQQKFKVADNETIQDCLQRMREAGYAPVKRFEKPIYKENKDGSLEVLKQEIEFVGKMIEQ
- the pcrA gene encoding DNA helicase PcrA, whose translation is MNALVNKMNDEQSQAVRTTEGPLLIMAGAGSGKTRVLTHRIAYLLDEKDVSPYNVLAITFTNKAAKEMKARVETLVGEQAQVLWMSTFHSMCVRILRRDADRIGIERNFTIIDPTDQKSVIKDVLKNENIDSKKFEPRMFIGAISNLKNELKTPEDAQKEANDYHEQMVATVYKGYQRQLSRNEALDFDDLIMVTIRLFERVPDVLDYYQNKFQYIHVDEYQDTNKAQYTLVKLLAAKFKNLCVVGDSDQSIYGWRGADIQNILSFEEDYPEAKTIFLEQNYRSTKNILNAANEVIKNNSERKPKGLWTGNTSGDKIHYYEATTERDEAEYVVREIMKHQRNGKKYQDMAILYRTNAQSRVLEETFMKSNLPYTMVGGQKFYDRKEIKDLLSYLRIIANSNDDISLRRVINIPKRGIGPSSVDKIQAYAAQNDLSMFDALAEVDFIGLSKKVTQECISFYDVMQNLIKQQEFLEITEIVEEVLTKTGYRDMLEREQTLESRSRLENIDEFMSVPKDYEENTPLEEQSLINFLTDLSLVADIDDAQIEDGITLMTMHSAKGLEFPIVFIMGMEESLFPHIRAIKSDDEHEMQEERRICYVAITRAEETLYLTHATSRMLFGRPQSNMPSRFLREIPEDLLENESKGKSKSQAQATSNRFQNATKQPAKRAHSQRATATKQKQSATNWNVGDKVMHKSWGEGMVSNVKEKNGSVELDIIFKSEGPKRLLAQFAPIEKKGE
- a CDS encoding M15 family metallopeptidase; protein product: MSKKVMLFLFTLVCLCLIVIFIMILSANNFKPTNDNIVKPKNALPLKYENNGVTYVNGHVIVNKQLALPAKYKPGENKIAKKQLNKLLKQAEKRNLNLTMTSGYRNFENQEKVVDTFVEKDGKQKTTKYAAKPGHSEHQTGLAFDVGTSQPLNDFHTDFEKTKEAQWLAKHAANYGFIIRYPKNQSKQTGYAYEPWHLRYVGPQLAKTINEKNTNLESYYHLNK
- a CDS encoding nicotinate phosphoribosyltransferase; amino-acid sequence: MYQYEDDTLVLHNDLYQINMAESYWDDGIHERMAVFDLYFRSMPFDSGYAVFNGLKRVIEYINSFHFSKSDIEYLKSIGYQDDFLNYLKNLSFTGSIRSMQEGELCFGNEPLLRVEAPLIQAQLIETMLLNIVNFHTLITTKASRIRQVAHDDMLMEFGTRRAQEADAALWGARAAYIGGFNSTSNVRAGKLFGIPVSGTHAHAMVQTYGDEYIAFKKYAERHQDCVFLVDTFHTLKSGVPTAIKVAKELGDKINFVGIRLDSGDIAYLSKEARRMLDEAGFTDAKIIASNDLDEQTITSLKSQGARVDSWGVGTKLITGYDQPALGAVYKLVAVEDSDGSYVDRIKLSNNAEKVTTPGKKKVYRIINKKTNKAEGDYITLEHEDPYDESPLKLFHPVHTYKMKFIKSFIAKDLHHDIFIDGELVYDLPNENEAQAYLKDSLAYLWDENKRHLNPQEYPVDLSTLCWENKHKRIFEVAEHVKEMEEENE
- a CDS encoding heptaprenylglyceryl phosphate synthase, whose protein sequence is MTDMNKWRHIFKLDPAKPISDEDLMKICTSDTDAIMIGGTDDITEENVAHLMHKVKCYSLPIVLEISNLESVVPGFDLYFIPTVLNSRDVKYHNGLLLEALKSYGTLIDFNEVVFEGYVVLNPDCKVAKLTQADTMIDDEDIEAYAQMINDMYQLPVMYIEYSGVYGETNLVKAAADMLTETQLFYGGGISNYEEAEMMASIADTIIVGNIIYEDINKALKTVKVKETH
- the purB gene encoding adenylosuccinate lyase; its protein translation is MIERYSREEMSNIWTDQNRYEAWLEVEILACEAWSKLGDIPAEDVKKIRENAKVDVARAQEIEQETRHDVVAFTRQVSETLGEERKWVHYGLTSTDVVDTALSYVIKQANEIIKKDLERFIDVLAQKAKDYKYTLMMGRTHGVHAEPTTFGVKMALWYTEMKRNLERFKQVRKEIEVGKMSGAVGTFANIPPEIEAYVCEHLGLDAAPVSTQTLQRDRHAYYVATLALISTSMEKFAVEIRNLQKTETREVEEAFAKGQKGSSAMPHKRNPIGSENITGIARVIRGYVTTAYENVPLWHERDISHSSAERIMLPDVTIALDYGLNRFTNIVERLTVFEDNMLANIDKTFGLIYSQRVLLALINKGLAREAAYDKVQPKAMESWETKTPFRTLIEEDATITDLLTKEDLDECFNPKHHLNQVDTIFQRAGLE
- the nadE gene encoding ammonia-dependent NAD(+) synthetase, translated to MSNLQDIVVKEMKVKPSVESKSETRHIIQFIKNYVQSHSFIKSLTLGISGGQDSTLAGKLCQLAVNELKEDGNDCEFIAVKLPYGEQKDAAEVEDALTYIQPDKIITVNIKPAVDQSIQSLKEAGVNLTDFQKGNEKARERMKVQFSIASKQKGIVVGTDHSAENVTGFYTKYGDGAADIAPLFGLNKRQGKQLLAYLAAPKHLYEKTPTADLEDDKPQLPDEEALGVSYDDIDDYLEGKSVSSESKEIIENHYIKNAHKRELAYTRYTWPKN